A genome region from Dreissena polymorpha isolate Duluth1 chromosome 16, UMN_Dpol_1.0, whole genome shotgun sequence includes the following:
- the LOC127862725 gene encoding phosphatidylinositol 3-kinase regulatory subunit gamma-like, giving the protein MFMDYDRLSLSRPDQSRNKHPIHHLFVFLSFIQLDYEDEPVDLGQYAWYWGETHQELVRRELSRAQDGSYLVHHTGDIEFHMLAVKVGDDIVWQPIYCRDGLVGFTEPLGFESFEDALEAYTESQTETHDTLRNPLPKPDFSKLRETHATMKPVQLLKRLRDTHGLLGQRIDELDNVEGCIERLEQEIEEKSKSTEAYGVLIKVVSKQLEKTNELTSSSSDRLDEINNNCTALTKRLEGLRQEQTAIERERTSLVTERNEQSKLSTRCLDGIRDLENELQKIKDDIIEFSLYENCMGTMMLFIDHLLASDVTEFAQKVEEYDIDKSMAKSILKTESDGTFIVRTNNDPNKPYSISVSYSDAENEGLVVHFPVKRDDGCLGFDEQTCIFHDIQDLVTCYARIPFGSHDSTYGDLTLVRQVEKKAIEEGKRERKSSVFSTFARKMSLK; this is encoded by the exons CACCCCATTCATCACTTATTTGTGTTCCTCTCCTTTATCCAGCTCGACTACGAAGACGAGCCCGTGGACTTGGGTCAATATGCCTGGTACTGGGGCGAGACTCACCAGGAGCTCGTGCGTCGCGAGCTGTCACGTGCGCAAGACGGAAGTTACCTCGTGCACCACACGGGCGATATCGAATTCCACATGCTGGCGGTCAA GGTCGGGGATGATATCGTTTGGCAGCCTATCTACTGTCGGGACGGGCTGGTAGGTTTCACGGAGCCCCTCGGCTTCGAGTCGTTCGAGGACGCCCTGGAGGCGTACACGGAGAGCCAGACGGAGACCCATGACACGCTGAGAAATCCCCTGCCCAAACCGGACTTCTCGAAGCTG CGCGAGACACACGCGACAATGAAGCCCGTTCAGCTGCTGAAGAGACTACGAGACACGCACGGCCTTCTGGGTCAGCGGATAGATGAACTGGACAACGTGGAAGGCTGTATTGAGAGACTTGAACAA GAAATCGAGGAGAAGAGCAAGTCGACGGAAGCGTACGGCGTGCTGATCAAGGTCGTATCTAAGCAACTGGAGAAGACGAATGAACTCACGAGCTCGTCCAGCGACAGGCTGGATGA GATCAACAACAACTGCACGGCACTCACCAAGCGACTGGAAGGTCTGCGACAAGAGCAGACGGCAATTGAGAGAGAGCGTACTTCACTGGTTACAGAAAGGAACGAACAGTCCAAACTGTCCACACGTTGTCTAGATGGAATTAGAGATCTGGAAAACGAGCTGCAGAAAATCAAAGA TGACATTATCGAGTTCTCGCTGTACGAAAACTGCATGGGCACCATGATGCTATTTATAGATCATCTGCTGGCGTCTGACGTCACTGAATTCGCACAGAAGGTTGAGGAGTATGACATAGACAAAAGCATGGCAAAGTCAATTCTCAAAACGGAAAGTGACGGAACATTTATTGTGAGAACTAACAACGACCCCAATAAACCATACAGCATCTCTGTCAG CTACTCAGACGCGGAAAACGAAGGACTTGTGGTTCATTTCCCGGTGAAACGGGACGATGGCTGCCTCGGGTTCGACGAGCAGACGTGCATTTTCCATGACATTCAGGACTTGGTCACGTGCTATGCTCGAATCCCGTTTGGTTCCCACGACAGTACGTATGGGGACTTAACTCTGGTCAGACAGGTCGAAAAGAAGGCAATCGAAGAAGGAAAAAGAGAAAGAAAATCATCAGTTTTCAGTACATTTGCAAGGAAGATGTCTTTAAAGTAG